In Raphanus sativus cultivar WK10039 chromosome 5, ASM80110v3, whole genome shotgun sequence, the following proteins share a genomic window:
- the LOC108862510 gene encoding receptor-like protein 33 gives MSSLNVVDLSNNNFNGFVPQCLSNLIKRDLSVLNLGNNHLSGELPDIFLNGSNLRSLNVGHNQLVGNLPRSLSACSSLDVLNIEHNSMNDTFPFWLGSLPELHVLVLRSNEFHGSLQYHHRLVASFFPQLRIIDISHNDFRGTLPSDFFMYWSAMHSEGDSSELEYIGDGLYYQDSIVLMNKGIELTYTRIFKLLTAIDLSGNMLHGNIPESIGLVKALIVLNLSSNGFVGNMPSSLANLVQLESLDLSHNKLSGHIPPDLAQLTSLSTIRVSHNRLVGMIPQSTQFRTQNASGFEDNAGLCGPPLLDQCRVGNDDTTLTQQEEEDDAKEEVFSWTAAAIGFAPGIVLGLSIGHLMLFYKPHWFFKVFHINDRRRRMITPR, from the coding sequence ATGAGCTCTCTAAATGTCGTTGATTTATCAAACAACAACTTCAACGGATTTGTTCCACAGTGCCTCAGCAATCTCATCAAGAGGGATCTTTCAGTTTTGAACCTCGGTAACAACCACCTCAGTGGAGAACTACCAGACATATTTCTCAACGGCAGCAACCTAAGGTCACTTAATGTTGGTCACAACCAATTGGTGGGTAACCTTCCAAGATCTCTATCGGCTTGCTCTTCTCTGGATGTTCTAAACATTGAGCACAACAGTATGAACGACACTTTTCCATTCTGGTTAGGATCCTTACCCGAGCTGCATGTACTGGTTCTCCGCTCGAATGAGTTTCATGGGTCATTACAATACCACCACCGGTTGGTTGCATCTTTCTTTCCTCAGCTGCGAATCATCGACATATCACACAATGACTTCAGGGGAACCTTACCGTCAGACTTCTTCATGTACTGGAGTGCTATGCACTCAGAAGGAGATAGTTCAGAACTGGAGTACATTGGAGACGGCCTCTATTACCAGGACTCAATTGTTTTGATGAACAAAGGAATAGAGTTGACCTACACCAGGATCTTTAAACTCTTGACAGCTATTGATCTTTCGGGAAACATGCTCCACGGAAACATACCTGAATCTATTGGTCTAGTGAAAGCTCTTATAGTGCTAAACCTATCAAGCAACGGTTTCGTGGGCAACATGCCTTCCTCTTTGGCAAATCTGGTTCAGCTAGAGTCACTAGACTTATCGCATAACAAGCTCTCGGGCCACATTCCTCCTGATCTCGCTCAACTCACAAGTCTATCAACCATAAGGGTTTCACACAACAGGCTCGTAGGGATGATTCCGCAAAGCACACAGTTTCGAACGCAGAACGCTTCGGGTTTTGAAGATAACGCTGGACTATGTGGTCCTCCTCTTCTTGATCAGTGTCGAGTTGGGAATGATGACACGACGCTTACACAACAAGAAGAGGAGGATGATGCGAAAGAAGAAGTCTTCAGCTGGACTGCAGCTGCCATAGGTTTCGCACCAGGTATCGTGCTTGGATTGAGCATTGGTCACTTGATGCTTTTCTACAAACCGCATTGGTTCTTCAAGGTGTTCCACATCAACGATCGTAGAAGACGCATGATAACTCCTCGTTAG
- the LOC108862511 gene encoding receptor-like protein 6, which yields MIGTIFLLFFSISSFSYTSASLTLCRPDQRDALLDFKSEFELRNPPEFYDEESQDTWTLFSVTCYPKTKSWENSTDCCYWKGITCDANSGVVIGLDLSCSCLHGHFKPSSRLFSLRHLQNLNLAYNDFSGSSIPTEINKLMGLQRLNLSHSSFFGTIPAEILHLTKLVFLDLSSTFMDSQVLLSTKKSFLSQLAHNLTNLRQLDMSYVNLSSEIPQMMISNLTSLRSIRLHHCHLFGRLPRLSPTIQSIDLSINPYLEYSLPAFNGNNSLVYLDFSETSLSGSLPDSISNLKHLKALKLYGCKFTGKIPSSIGNLSHLSFLNLGLNNFGDGIPSSFQNLNRMTHLELQDNKLSGEIPTALFNLPKLSVLTLSFNQFTGTLPPNITSLSNLSFFDAESNSFFGTIPSTFFNIPSLVSLRLGNNQLNGPLEIGNVSSLSKLRMLDLSKNNLTGPIPRSISKLVNLVYLDLSYFNIQGPLDVGIFLRLTLLEDLTLSHLNATTAIDLNAILSSPLKSLSSLDLSGNHVSLENMSSVSTISSQLQRLFMSSCGITVFPEFIRSLRQIYAIDLSNNNIKGQVPAWLWRLPELYVVSLSNNTISGFREFPKDLSRTKIYLIYLSKNNFSREIPISICEMSSLGIVDLSNNNFNGSVPQCLIKKMSLTVLNLGNNHLSGKLADIFPKDCNLRSLSVGHNQLVGKLPRSLSDCSSLEVLNMEHNRINDTFPFWLGSLPELKVVILRSNEFHGSLQYHHHPKVASVFPLLRVIDISDNDFTGTLPSDFFMYWSAMHSEGDRSELKYIGGKSYYHDSMVLMNKGIELTYTRIFKLLTAIDISGNMLHGNIPESIGLLKALKMLNLSSNGFVGNMPSSLANLVQMESLDLSHNKLSGHIPHGLAQLTSLSTIRISHNKLVGMIPKSTQFQTQNASGFEDNFGLCGAPLGECGVGNDDQPRI from the coding sequence ATGATAGGAaccatctttcttctcttcttttctatTTCAAGTTTTTCATACACTTCTGCTTCTCTTACACTGTGCCGTCCCGACCAAAGGGACGCACTTCTCGACTTCAAGAGTGAGTTTGAGCTTCGCAACCCTCCTGAGTTTTATGATGAGGAAAGTCAGGATACTTGGACCTTGTTCAGTGTCACCTGTTATCCCAAGACAAAATCATGGGAAAACAGTACCGATTGTTGTTATTGGAAGGGTATCACATGTGATGCTAACTCAGGTGTGGTGATTGGGTTAGACCTTAGTTGCAGCTGTCTCCACGGCCATTTCAAACCCAGTAGCAGACTTTTCAGTCTACGCCATCTCCAGAATCTGAACCTTGCTTACAACGATTTCAGTGGCTCTTCAATCCCGACTGAGATCAATAAACTCATGGGGTTACAAAGACTTAACCTTTCCCACTCTTCCTTTTTTGGTACAATTCCAGCGGAAATTCTTCACCTGACCAAGTTGGTTTTTCTCGATCTTTCTTCTACTTTTATGGATTCTCAGGTTCTCTTATccacaaaaaaatcatttctttcTCAACTTGCACACAACTTAACAAACCTTAGACAACTTGATATGAGCTATGTAAACCTTTCCTCAGAGATTCCTCAGATGATGATCTCAAACCTGACTTCTCTAAGATCAATCCGCCTTCATCATTGCCACTTATTTGGCAGACTTCCACGGCTGAGTCCTACCATTCAATCCATTGATTTGAGTATCAATCCATATCTAGAATACTCTCTCCCAGCATTCAATGGAAATAACTCTCTTGTATATTTGGACTTTTCTGAAACATCTCTTTCCGGGAGCTTACCAGACTCTATCAGCAACCTCAAACACTTGAAGGCTTTGAAACTTTACGGCTGCAAATTCACAGGGAAGATTCCATCTTCAATTGGAAACCTTTCTCATCTCAGCTTTCTCAACCTTGGTTTAAATAACTTTGGTGATGGCATCCCATCTTCATTTCAGAATCTGAACCGAATGACTCACTTAGAGCTGCAAGATAATAAGCTCAGCGGAGAAATTCCCACTGCACTATTCAATCTACCAAAGCTGTCAGTCTTAACACTTTCCTTCAATCAGTTCACAGGCACGCTTCCTCCTAACATCACTTCACTCTCCAACTTGAGTTTCTTTGACGCAGAGTCAAACTCTTTCTTTGGAACAATCCCTTCTACTTTCTTCAACATTCCTTCTCTAGTGAGTCTTCGTTTGGGTAATAACCAACTCAATGGCCCTCTTGAGATTGGGAATGTATCTTCATTGTCTAAGCTTCGAATGTTAGATCTTTCAAAGAACAATCTCACAGGACCAATCCCTAGATCCATATCCAAATTAGTCAACCTTGTGTATCTTGATCTTTCCTATTTCAACATCCAAGGCCCACTTGACGTTGGTATCTTCTTGCGTCTCACGTTGCTGGAAGATCTTACACTATCCCACTTAAACGCCACCACTGCGATTGATTTGAACGCAATTTTATCCTCGCCTCTCAAGTCGCTGTCTAGCTTGGATCTCTCAGGCAACCACGTTTCACTAGAAAACATGAGTTCAGTTTCCACCATTTCATCGCAGTTGCAACGTTTGTTTATGTCTAGCTGCGGTATCACAGTGTTTCCAGAGTTCATAAGATCCCTACGACAAATCTATGCCATAGACCTTTCTAACAACAACATCAAAGGTCAAGTGCCCGCATGGTTATGGAGACTACCAGAATTATATGTTGTTAGTCTTTCCAACAACACTATCAGTGGTTTCAGAGAATTCCCAAAAGATCTCTCAAGAACGaagatatatttaatatatctgAGCAAAAACAACTTCTCTAGAGAGATCCCCATATCAATATGTGAAATGAGCTCTCTAGGAATCGTTGATTTATCAAACAACAACTTTAACGGATCTGTTCCACAGTGCCTCATCAAGAAGATGTCTCTTACAGTTTTGAACCTGGGTAACAATCACCTCAGTGGAAAACTAGCAGACATATTTCCTAAAGACTGCAACCTAAGGTCACTCAGTGTTGGTCACAACCAATTGGTGGGGAAACTTCCAAGATCTCTGTCGGATTGCTCTTCACTGGAGGTTCTAAACATGGAGCACAACAGAATCAACGACACTTTCCCATTCTGGTTAGGATCCTTACCAGAGCTAAAAGTAGTAATCCTCCGCTCGAATGAGTTTCATGGGTCATTACAATACCACCACCACCCAAAGGTTGCATCTGTCTTTCCTCTGCTGCGAGTCATCGACATATCAGACAACGACTTCACGGGAACGTTACCGTCAGACTTCTTTATGTACTGGAGTGCTATGCACTCGGAAGGAGATCGTTCGGAACTGAAGTACATTGGAGGCAAGTCCTATTACCACGACTCAATGGTGTTGATGAACAAAGGAATAGAGTTGACCTACACCAGGATTTTTAAACTCTTGACAGCTATTGATATTTCGGGAAACATGCTCCACGGAAACATACCTGAATCTATCGGTCTACTGAAAGCTCTTAAAATGCTAAACCTATCAAGCAACGGTTTTGTCGGAAACATGCCTTCCTCTTTGGCGAATCTGGTTCAGATGGAGTCACTAGACTTATCGCATAACAAGCTCTCAGGCCACATTCCTCATGGTCTCGCTCAACTCACAAGTCTATCTACCATAAGGATTTCGCACAACAAGCTCGTGGGGATGATTCCAAAAAGCACACAGTTTCAAACACAGAACGCTTCGGGTTTTGAAGATAACTTTGGACTCTGTGGTGCTCCTCTTGGTGAGTGTGGAGTTGGGAATGATGACCAGCCGCGGATCTGA
- the LOC130512334 gene encoding uncharacterized protein LOC130512334, with protein sequence MSNLTKLEINALDITGNNYMTWAVGARMHLRGSGLLETIDNTKTVSDEKKAKAMIFLRHHIHDGLKDEYITKEDPGDLWQSLKERFDHQKYVILPKAKHEWIHLRFQDYKSVSEFNSAMFGITSRMMLCGEKISDYDMIEKTLSTFHPENVVLQQQYRVNGFKRYSELMQILLVAEKNNQLVLLNHQARPTGSAPFPEVNVASSSYDNWRGRGRGRGRGRNHGRGRGRGRRFRPYDERNKKDSQENERGRDDKRQTEKVCYRCGMKGHWVRTCRTPRHLADLYRESQKGKEKSGGETNFISDEPGPSFHGLNDDTHLDVSDFLVEPENIDV encoded by the coding sequence ATGTCGAATTTGACAAAGCTCGAAATTAATGCCCTGGATATTACGGGAAATAATTATATGACCTGGGCAGTAGGTGCAAGAATGCACCTAAGAGGTAGCGGGCTTTTGGAAACCATCGATAATACTAAAACGGTGTCGGATGAGAAAAAGGCTAAAGCCATGATATTTTTACGACACCACATACATGATGGTTTAAAAGATGAATATATTACAAAAGAGGATCCTGGGGACCTCTGGCAATCTCTTAAAGAGAGGTTTGATCACCAGAAGTATGTGATCTTACCAAAAGCCAAACACGAGTGGATCCATCTCCGGTTCCAGGACTACAAAAGTGTAAGTGAGTTTAATTCCGCTATGTTCGGAATTACTTCAAGGATGATGTTATGTGGAGAGAAAATAAGTGATTATGATATGATCGAGAAAACTCTCTCCACGTTCCATCCTGAAAATGTAGTCCTGCAGCAACAGTACCGGGTGAATGGATTTAAGCGTTACTCGGAGTTGATGCAAATCCTCCTTGTAGCGgagaaaaataatcaactcgTGTTGTTAAACCATCAAGCTCGTCCCACTGGATCTGCTCCATTCCCCGAAGTGAATGTTGCATCATCCAGTTATGATAATTGGAGAGGACGAGGACGTGGACGTGGTCGAGGTCGAAATCATGGTCGTgggagaggacgaggaagaagattcCGTCCGTAtgatgaaagaaataaaaaggacTCTCAAGAGAATGAAAGGGGCCGGGATGATAAAAGGCAAACAGAAAAGGTTTGCTACAGATGCGGCATGAAAGGTCATTGGGTACGTACTTGTCGTACGCCAAGACACTTAGCCGATCTGTATAGAGAATCCcaaaagggaaaagagaaaagtGGAGGTGAAACGAATTTCATCTCTGATGAACCCGGGCCATCCTTTCATGGTTTAAATGATGATACTCATCTCGACGTATCAGATTTTCTGGTTGAGCCAGAAAACATCGATGTGTGA
- the LOC108862512 gene encoding 60S ribosomal protein L27-3, translating into MVKFLKQNKAVILLQGRYAGKKAVIIRSFDDGNRERPYGHCLVAGLKKYPSKVIRKDSAKKTAKKSRVKCFIKVVNYQHLMPTRYTLDVDLKEVATLEALASKDKKVAALKEAKAKLEERFKTGKNRWFFTKLRF; encoded by the coding sequence ATGGTTAAGTTCCTGAAGCAGAACAAAGCGGTGATCCTTCTCCAAGGCCGTTACGccggcaagaaggcagtgatcATCCGTTCCTTCGACGACGGAAACCGCGAGCGTCCTTACGGACACTGCCTCGTCGCGGGACTCAAGAAGTATCCGAGCAAGGTCATCCGCAAGGACTCGGCCAAGAAGACGGCGAAGAAATCTAGAGTCAAGTGCTTCATCAAGGTCGTAAACTATCAGCATCTGATGCCTACTCGTTACACGTTGGACGTGGATCTGAAGGAGGTTGCGACTCTGGAAGCTCTGGCGTCGAAAGACAAGAAGGTGGCGGCTCTTAAGGAGGCTAAGGCTAAGCTCGAGGAGAGGTTCAAGACCGGGAAGAACAGGTGGTTCTTTACCAAGCTCAGGTTTTGA